From a single Paenibacillus sp. FSL R5-0345 genomic region:
- the nth gene encoding endonuclease III, whose amino-acid sequence MKVAEVRHILDTIGDLFPDAHCELNHSNAFELTIAVLLSAQCTDATVNKVTEDLFQKYKAPIDYISVPLEELEGDIRRIGLYRNKAKHIQSLCSILIERYGGEVPEAHDLLVTLPGVGRKTANVVVSNAFGVPAIAVDTHVERVAKRLALAGWKDSVLEVEKKLMKAVPRDEWTITHHRLIFFGRYHCKAQNPKCQVCPLLDVCREGKKRMKTAVVRKAKDHTSIS is encoded by the coding sequence ATGAAAGTTGCAGAGGTCCGCCACATCCTGGATACAATTGGAGACTTGTTCCCTGATGCACATTGCGAGCTCAATCACAGTAATGCTTTTGAATTAACGATAGCGGTACTGTTGTCAGCCCAATGTACGGATGCAACGGTGAACAAAGTGACCGAGGACCTGTTCCAAAAGTACAAAGCCCCCATCGATTATATTTCTGTACCGCTGGAGGAATTGGAGGGGGATATCCGGCGCATCGGCTTATATCGTAACAAAGCTAAGCATATCCAAAGCCTATGCTCTATACTCATAGAACGGTATGGTGGCGAGGTGCCTGAGGCTCATGACTTGCTTGTAACGTTGCCCGGTGTAGGTCGTAAAACCGCAAACGTAGTAGTATCCAACGCTTTTGGAGTTCCTGCCATTGCAGTGGACACGCATGTGGAGAGGGTTGCCAAACGACTTGCGCTAGCAGGCTGGAAAGATTCTGTGCTGGAAGTGGAAAAGAAGCTGATGAAGGCTGTGCCACGTGACGAATGGACGATCACTCATCACCGGCTTATCTTTTTCGGACGATATCACTGCAAGGCACAGAACCCAAAATGTCAAGTTTGTCCGCTCCTTGATGTATGTCGAGAGGGCAAAAAACGTATGAAAACAGCAGTTGTCAGGAAAGCTAAAGATCATACGTCAATAAGTTAG